A portion of the Streptomyces sp. NBC_00376 genome contains these proteins:
- a CDS encoding ABC transporter ATP-binding protein, giving the protein MTTDRATRAHDGASGNRGLSAERISVTLGGARVVRDLSLKVADGRFVGVVGPNGCGKSTFLKSIYKVVTPDSGTAVLDGLDLLASRPGAVFTRLAVVAQFNDLSFDFTVAEMVAMGRTPHKRLLETTGERDREITRRALRRVHMDEYAQRSFRTLSGGERQRVVLARALAQEPAFLILEEPTNHLDIKHQLEIFSIVRELGIGVLAALHDLPMAASYCDELYVLKEGAVVTHGPPDEVLTRELIHEVYEVECETYRNPVTGRLAIAYLDEHNRCLDTYDRPARRN; this is encoded by the coding sequence GTGACAACTGACCGTGCCACGAGGGCACATGACGGTGCATCGGGCAACCGCGGGCTGAGTGCGGAGCGCATCTCGGTCACGCTCGGCGGCGCCCGGGTCGTACGCGACCTGAGCCTGAAGGTGGCCGACGGCCGGTTCGTCGGTGTGGTCGGGCCGAACGGGTGCGGTAAATCCACCTTCCTCAAGAGCATCTACAAGGTCGTCACTCCCGATTCCGGGACCGCGGTGCTCGACGGACTGGACCTGCTCGCGAGCCGTCCCGGTGCGGTCTTCACCCGGCTCGCGGTGGTCGCCCAGTTCAACGACCTGAGCTTCGACTTCACGGTGGCGGAGATGGTCGCGATGGGGCGCACCCCGCACAAGCGGCTGCTGGAGACGACCGGCGAACGGGACCGGGAGATCACCCGGCGGGCGCTGCGCCGGGTGCACATGGACGAGTACGCGCAACGGAGCTTCCGGACCCTGTCCGGCGGCGAGCGCCAGCGCGTGGTGCTCGCGCGGGCGCTCGCCCAGGAGCCGGCCTTCCTCATCCTCGAAGAGCCCACCAACCACCTCGACATCAAGCACCAGTTGGAGATCTTCTCGATCGTCAGGGAGCTCGGCATCGGAGTGCTCGCCGCGCTGCACGATCTGCCGATGGCGGCGAGCTACTGCGACGAGTTGTACGTCCTCAAGGAAGGTGCCGTGGTGACCCACGGGCCGCCGGACGAGGTGCTCACGCGAGAGCTCATCCACGAGGTGTACGAGGTCGAGTGCGAGACCTACCGCAACCCGGTGACGGGCCGCCTCGCCATCGCCTACCTCGATGAACACAACCGCTGCCTGGACACGTACGACCGACCGGCCCGGAGGAACTGA
- a CDS encoding MFS transporter: MKLRHFAPLIVACTATFLLLAYATVVTVAIPAIAADLHTDFAALQWVVDLYTLALAALLIVCGAVGDAIGRRRVFLAGFAFFTLASLACGLAPGVRELIAFRGAQGVGGAAMFATTLPLIRSSYQGREQHRAFAVWGAVAGLAAAVGNVCGGLLAEALGWRWIFLLAVPVGVAGLVLAVVFLPRDPERGAGRMDMTGSVLLSAGIAALVVGALLSGEHGSGGGSGARRRRGGRDHAHLRRARAPYVARSRVGAGES, from the coding sequence GTGAAGCTGCGCCACTTCGCTCCCCTGATCGTCGCCTGCACGGCCACGTTTCTGCTGCTCGCCTACGCCACGGTCGTGACAGTGGCCATTCCGGCGATCGCCGCCGATCTGCACACCGATTTCGCGGCGTTGCAGTGGGTCGTGGACCTCTACACGCTCGCGCTCGCGGCGCTCCTGATCGTCTGCGGGGCGGTGGGCGACGCAATCGGCCGGCGCAGGGTCTTCCTGGCCGGGTTCGCGTTCTTCACGCTGGCCTCCCTGGCCTGCGGGCTGGCACCCGGGGTGCGGGAACTCATCGCGTTCCGGGGTGCGCAGGGGGTCGGCGGGGCGGCCATGTTCGCGACCACGCTGCCGCTGATCAGGTCGTCGTACCAGGGGCGGGAACAGCACCGGGCCTTCGCCGTCTGGGGTGCCGTGGCCGGGCTGGCCGCGGCGGTCGGCAATGTCTGCGGCGGGCTGCTCGCCGAGGCCCTGGGCTGGCGGTGGATCTTTCTGCTCGCGGTGCCGGTGGGGGTGGCCGGGCTGGTGCTCGCCGTCGTGTTCCTGCCCCGTGACCCGGAGCGCGGGGCCGGGCGGATGGACATGACGGGGTCGGTCCTGCTGAGTGCGGGCATCGCCGCCCTGGTCGTCGGGGCGCTCCTGTCCGGCGAGCACGGTTCGGGGGGCGGGTCCGGGGCTCGCCGCCGTCGTGGCGGCCGTGACCATGCTCACCTTCGTCGTGCACGAGCGCCGTACGTGGCTCGTTCCCGGGTGGGTGCCGGTGAGTCGTAG
- a CDS encoding FecCD family ABC transporter permease — protein MSVVVLIATVFFLFRSRVLNALLMGDEAAVTLGIDPGLHRRIHLVLAAVVTGMLVATCGIIGFVGLIVPHVVRSVIGPDHRGLLPVAVLSGALFLIWADVAARVAVPNAELPIGIVTSVLGAPLFLHMLIRKEYGFGDN, from the coding sequence GTGAGCGTCGTGGTGCTGATCGCCACGGTCTTCTTCCTCTTCCGGAGCAGGGTCCTGAACGCGTTGCTCATGGGCGACGAGGCGGCGGTCACCCTGGGCATCGATCCCGGGCTGCACCGGCGGATCCACCTGGTACTGGCCGCCGTGGTCACCGGAATGCTGGTCGCCACCTGCGGAATCATCGGCTTCGTCGGCCTGATCGTCCCGCATGTGGTGCGCAGTGTGATCGGGCCGGACCATCGCGGGCTGCTCCCCGTCGCGGTGCTGTCCGGAGCGCTCTTCCTGATCTGGGCGGATGTGGCCGCACGCGTCGCGGTCCCGAACGCCGAGCTGCCGATCGGCATCGTGACGTCCGTGCTCGGCGCCCCTCTCTTCCTGCACATGCTGATCCGTAAGGAGTACGGGTTCGGTGACAACTGA
- a CDS encoding helix-turn-helix transcriptional regulator, protein MRPRFRVRNGRRRRPRLDGLTAYTVFNHHRNACLRRASLLLVETDLSVAAVALRCGYSSPSNFCHAFKKHYGRTPRQYRAGRAVAGVREAVS, encoded by the coding sequence ATCCGACCTCGATTCCGGGTACGGAACGGGCGCCGTCGCCGCCCTCGGCTTGACGGCTTAACTGCATACACCGTCTTCAACCACCATCGCAACGCCTGCCTGCGCCGGGCCTCGCTGCTGCTCGTGGAGACCGATCTCAGCGTCGCCGCCGTCGCGCTCAGGTGCGGCTACTCCAGTCCCAGCAACTTCTGCCACGCGTTCAAGAAGCACTACGGGCGGACACCCCGGCAGTACCGGGCGGGGCGGGCAGTGGCCGGTGTCCGGGAGGCCGTTTCCTGA
- a CDS encoding tetratricopeptide repeat protein, whose protein sequence is MLLHAAGAGGDLPDSLDARAARWREWTARHRVLVVLDNARDAAQVRPLLPGAATCRAIVTSRSRLAGLDGASSLLVEGLSDEEAAALFTRIAGAARVLADPEALALVIRAAGCHPLLLHWFASRFRHRESWTLRHLLDRLAEAADPLDEFDDGELVSAFRFSYTELADPTQKLLRHLALHPGPDITVAAATALVGADQDGARIRRGLDELHDFHLLEEPTPGRYRLHDLTRAFALRMFGRAEPEESRAQAVGRLFGHYLTTAHHADLHTRPHRRRLPTGPECTSAYATGFGDADSASAWLAQERANLLAVARTAADEAPAYAALFPHVLAPVLKHWGTWAVTNELYGAAVHALRALGTPYALAQTLIEAADVLAQTAPDEALNCAGEALELFRGLGHPHGCADALFQAGRAHLAAGRGEASLRVLDEALTGYRQVGDREGEAGALNVQGAAFFQAGRYGEALARARAILGIYEETGNLLGQIHAQNNLGEFHQSQGQYEEALAHYERSRALAERHGGRQELDILDTNMGAVYQATGQTARALVCFRRALESHRAHGDSLGEANALISMGTMYAETGRTGEALTHFRTAGEVARRIDSGYEHMRALLGAADALRVSGQFAAAWESYELGLAQARRTGSLLGAAQALAGLARTALVTHRWGPVRRYGTRAVALYRRLEAWEEADDLRRLLLEHPEVAGP, encoded by the coding sequence GTGCTGCTGCACGCGGCCGGGGCCGGCGGTGACCTGCCGGACTCGCTGGACGCGCGGGCGGCGAGGTGGCGCGAGTGGACGGCCCGCCACCGGGTGCTCGTGGTGCTCGACAACGCGCGGGACGCCGCCCAGGTGCGTCCGCTGTTGCCCGGCGCCGCGACCTGCCGGGCGATCGTGACCAGCCGGAGCCGGCTCGCCGGGCTCGACGGTGCCTCCTCGCTCCTGGTGGAGGGGCTGTCCGACGAGGAGGCCGCCGCCCTCTTCACCCGGATCGCGGGCGCCGCCCGGGTCTTGGCCGACCCCGAGGCGCTCGCGCTCGTGATCCGGGCCGCCGGCTGCCACCCCCTCCTCCTCCACTGGTTCGCCAGCCGCTTCCGGCACCGGGAGTCCTGGACCCTGCGCCATCTGCTGGACCGGCTGGCCGAGGCGGCCGATCCGCTGGACGAGTTCGACGACGGCGAGCTCGTCTCCGCGTTCCGCTTCTCGTACACCGAACTGGCAGACCCGACACAGAAGCTGCTCCGTCACCTGGCGCTTCATCCCGGCCCGGACATCACGGTCGCCGCCGCCACGGCACTGGTCGGCGCGGACCAGGACGGCGCCCGGATCCGCCGCGGTCTGGACGAACTCCACGACTTCCACCTCCTTGAGGAGCCCACCCCGGGCCGGTACCGGCTGCACGATCTCACCAGGGCGTTCGCGCTGCGCATGTTCGGCCGGGCGGAGCCGGAGGAGTCCCGGGCCCAGGCGGTCGGCAGGCTGTTCGGCCACTACCTCACCACGGCCCACCACGCCGACCTGCACACCCGGCCGCACCGCCGGAGACTGCCCACGGGGCCGGAGTGCACCTCGGCCTACGCCACCGGATTCGGCGACGCCGACAGCGCTTCGGCGTGGCTGGCCCAGGAGCGCGCCAACCTCCTCGCGGTCGCCCGTACGGCCGCCGACGAGGCTCCCGCGTACGCGGCCCTCTTCCCGCACGTGCTGGCGCCGGTGTTGAAGCACTGGGGCACCTGGGCCGTCACGAACGAGCTCTACGGAGCGGCCGTTCACGCCCTGCGCGCCCTCGGTACCCCGTACGCCCTCGCGCAGACGCTGATCGAGGCCGCCGATGTACTGGCGCAGACCGCTCCGGACGAGGCGTTGAACTGCGCGGGCGAGGCGCTGGAACTCTTCCGCGGTCTCGGCCATCCGCACGGCTGCGCGGACGCCCTCTTCCAGGCGGGCAGGGCACATCTGGCGGCGGGGCGCGGAGAGGCGTCCCTGCGCGTCCTCGACGAGGCCCTGACCGGGTACCGGCAGGTCGGGGACCGAGAGGGCGAGGCGGGCGCACTGAACGTCCAGGGCGCGGCGTTCTTCCAGGCGGGCCGTTACGGGGAGGCGCTGGCCAGGGCACGGGCGATTCTCGGCATCTACGAGGAGACCGGAAACCTGCTCGGGCAGATCCACGCCCAGAACAATCTGGGCGAGTTCCATCAGAGCCAGGGGCAGTACGAGGAGGCCCTCGCCCACTACGAACGCTCCCGGGCACTGGCGGAACGGCACGGCGGCCGGCAGGAACTGGACATCCTGGACACGAACATGGGGGCGGTGTACCAGGCGACCGGGCAGACCGCACGGGCCCTGGTCTGCTTCCGGCGGGCCTTGGAGTCCCATCGCGCCCACGGGGATTCCCTGGGCGAGGCCAACGCCTTGATCAGCATGGGGACGATGTACGCGGAGACGGGACGCACCGGCGAGGCGCTCACGCACTTCCGGACGGCAGGGGAGGTGGCCCGCCGGATCGACAGCGGTTACGAGCACATGCGGGCCCTGCTCGGTGCGGCCGACGCCCTTCGCGTTTCGGGGCAGTTCGCCGCGGCCTGGGAGAGTTACGAGCTGGGCCTGGCGCAGGCCAGACGAACAGGGTCACTGCTCGGTGCGGCACAGGCCCTCGCGGGACTGGCCCGCACGGCGCTGGTCACACACCGCTGGGGACCGGTCCGGCGCTACGGCACCCGGGCGGTGGCGCTGTACCGGAGGCTGGAGGCCTGGGAGGAGGCGGACGACCTGCGCCGCCTCCTCCTGGAACACCCCGAGGTGGCCGGCCCCTGA
- a CDS encoding AfsR/SARP family transcriptional regulator encodes MKTRCVLAVLVHSLGEPVSMNALIDRVWGDEQPKSPVDTMQSYVSKLRRLLHDSVGDLVQVERPSPRQYQLRIDARTEVDVSHFQRLRNEARAAAGQGKRELAIGLLRTAEDRWRGEPLPESRSDWAASVRGRLAEDLRRVREERIGLELELGRHADLVGELQGLASENPLAQRVIADLMLALYRSGRHDEALAVFRTTRTRLRTELGIEPGSDLQELHRRILGQDRTLLETAVRVDRPTGPGPRSNLPRDSRDFTGRAAELRLLLGESAQPDGSAARDRGQPTGSVTRGSGQPDGSATYAMPLTVIHGMPGIGKTTLAVHAAHRLHDAYPGGRLYVDLHGFGGQAPYDPRRGPRGAAARGRGRR; translated from the coding sequence GTGAAAACGCGCTGCGTACTGGCCGTTCTGGTGCATTCGCTCGGTGAGCCGGTCTCCATGAACGCGTTGATCGACCGGGTCTGGGGCGATGAGCAGCCCAAGTCGCCGGTGGACACCATGCAGAGCTATGTATCGAAGCTGCGCAGGCTGCTGCACGACTCGGTCGGCGACCTCGTCCAGGTGGAGCGCCCGTCGCCCCGTCAGTACCAGCTCCGCATCGACGCCCGTACCGAGGTCGATGTCTCGCACTTCCAGCGGCTGCGCAACGAGGCCCGCGCGGCGGCCGGGCAGGGCAAGCGGGAGCTGGCTATCGGTCTGCTGCGCACGGCCGAGGACAGATGGCGCGGGGAGCCGTTGCCCGAGTCCAGGAGCGACTGGGCCGCCTCGGTACGGGGCCGGCTGGCCGAGGACCTGCGCCGGGTGCGGGAGGAACGCATCGGGTTGGAGCTGGAGTTGGGGCGGCACGCCGATCTCGTCGGTGAACTGCAGGGACTGGCCTCGGAGAATCCGCTGGCCCAGCGGGTGATCGCCGATCTGATGCTGGCGCTGTACCGGTCCGGGCGGCACGACGAGGCGCTCGCCGTCTTCCGCACCACGCGGACCCGGCTGCGCACGGAGCTCGGCATCGAACCGGGTTCGGACCTGCAGGAGCTCCACCGGCGCATCCTCGGGCAGGACCGTACGCTCCTGGAGACGGCGGTACGCGTCGACCGGCCGACGGGCCCCGGGCCGCGCAGCAACCTTCCGCGCGACAGCCGCGACTTCACCGGCCGCGCCGCCGAACTCCGTCTGCTGCTGGGCGAATCGGCACAGCCGGACGGCTCCGCCGCACGCGATCGCGGGCAGCCGACGGGCTCCGTCACGCGCGGTTCCGGGCAGCCGGACGGTTCCGCCACGTACGCCATGCCGCTCACCGTCATCCACGGCATGCCCGGCATCGGCAAGACCACGCTCGCGGTGCACGCCGCCCACCGGCTCCACGACGCCTATCCGGGAGGCCGGCTCTACGTCGATCTGCACGGGTTCGGCGGGCAGGCGCCGTACGACCCCCGCCGAGGCCCTCGCGGTGCTGCTGCACGCGGCCGGGGCCGGCGGTGA
- a CDS encoding IS110 family transposase, giving the protein MDVFCGIDWAEGHHDVALVDDSGKLLAKCRINDDLDGYRLLLDLLGEHGDTAETPIPVAIETSRGLLVATLRQGPRKIYAVNPMAASRYRDRHGVSRKKSDPGDALVLANIIRTDAPMHRSLPADTDLAQAVAVLARAQQDAVWNRQQVANQLRSLLREYFPAMIEAFRDKPGTLTRPDARRILAVAPTPALAAKLPMWKLTAMLRRAGRRRGIEADAERIQQLFRQEAPRQLPLVEDAMGKQALALLLQLDAACEAVDDLARATEEAFRSHPDAAIMLSFPGIGPQVGARILGEIGDDRTRFATAGGLKAYAGSAPITRASGKRRYVGRRFVKNNRLNHVGHLWAFASLSGSAGADAHYRRRRAGGDWHMQALRHLFNRMLGQLHHCLRNRVFFDESVAFPVTPGKEVIS; this is encoded by the coding sequence ATGGACGTGTTCTGCGGGATCGACTGGGCGGAGGGACACCACGACGTCGCACTCGTCGACGACAGCGGCAAGCTGCTGGCCAAGTGCCGGATCAACGACGACCTGGACGGCTACCGGCTTCTGCTGGACCTTCTGGGGGAACACGGCGACACCGCGGAGACGCCGATCCCGGTGGCCATCGAGACCAGCCGCGGCCTGCTGGTCGCCACCCTGCGGCAGGGCCCTCGGAAGATCTACGCGGTCAACCCAATGGCCGCCTCCCGCTACCGCGACCGCCACGGAGTCAGCCGCAAGAAGTCCGACCCGGGCGACGCCCTGGTCCTCGCCAACATCATCCGCACCGACGCGCCGATGCATCGGTCGCTGCCCGCCGACACCGACCTGGCCCAAGCCGTCGCCGTCCTGGCCCGCGCACAGCAGGACGCGGTCTGGAACCGGCAGCAGGTCGCCAACCAGCTGCGGTCCCTGCTGAGGGAGTACTTCCCGGCGATGATCGAGGCGTTCAGGGACAAGCCAGGAACCCTGACCCGCCCTGATGCCCGCCGCATCCTCGCCGTCGCGCCCACACCTGCCTTGGCTGCCAAGCTGCCGATGTGGAAGCTGACCGCCATGCTTCGGCGGGCCGGCCGCCGCCGGGGCATCGAAGCGGACGCTGAACGAATCCAGCAGCTCTTCCGCCAGGAAGCCCCACGGCAGCTGCCCCTGGTCGAGGACGCCATGGGCAAGCAGGCCCTTGCCCTGCTGCTGCAGCTGGACGCGGCCTGCGAAGCGGTCGATGACCTGGCACGGGCCACCGAAGAGGCCTTTCGCTCACACCCGGACGCAGCGATCATGCTGAGCTTCCCCGGGATCGGCCCCCAGGTCGGTGCCCGCATCCTGGGCGAGATCGGCGACGACAGGACCCGGTTCGCCACGGCTGGAGGGCTGAAGGCGTACGCCGGCTCGGCCCCGATCACGCGGGCCTCCGGCAAACGCCGCTACGTCGGACGCCGGTTCGTCAAGAACAACCGGCTCAACCACGTCGGCCACCTGTGGGCCTTCGCCTCCCTCAGCGGCTCCGCCGGCGCGGACGCCCACTACCGGCGCCGCCGAGCAGGAGGGGACTGGCACATGCAGGCCCTGCGGCACCTGTTCAACCGGATGCTGGGCCAGCTCCACCACTGCCTCCGGAACCGGGTCTTCTTCGACGAATCCGTTGCCTTTCCTGTCACTCCAGGCAAGGAAGTGATCAGCTGA
- a CDS encoding ATP-binding protein, with product MLGHERSDNDLSGTVHGPAIQSGKVYGGIHFHTEAAPEARGPKPPWQLPPSIRITGRSAEVRTLEGHRARATREGHPTLAAVSGLGGVGKTAVALAWLHTIRPHFPGGQLYADLGAQSPGGPVDPGEVVGRFLRALGVPTPQVPPVLAERIALYRSLTADRRLVVMLDDAATAAQVRPLLPAGQCVTAVTSRRRLPGLSVDGGHVIHLEPLGPEAAVELLDSTLADGRVAAQPEEARALVDLCAGLPLAVRIAGARLAARPRHGITTMVRALAEERDRLEALAIDGDHDVRAALDLSYQGLPAGAARLYRLLGLHPGREFGGPVADAVLGSDAADALDVLYDASLLIDAGQAAGAERYRFHDLVRLHALAQTDRDESPEERAEALRRICYHYLANATRAEEVIDPQHRTMARDFGPGPVVDAGFGDGCTGDGAGAADAALDWLEHELPNLMAVLRLARTAGIPALGWQLADAMWPLFLRRKFYPEWREAHREGLLAAEECGDAAAVCRMLTSGGLGELDMDCPEQALGMFERAADSFLRTGDTLGHARTLNYRGLAHQRLGEPDRAAEFFGRAAAELPDCGDRRAGALARFNLADVALSRGLYEDAARETGAARAVLREAGDTYNTARADALAGRAYLGLGRLDRAEAGLRAALDTLRPMSAGYETARALGGLALVSERRGQPELARQCYREALILYSAVGGPDSADAREVRGRLGALEPEAGGNGTTGTGAG from the coding sequence GTGCTGGGGCACGAGCGCAGTGACAACGACTTGAGCGGTACGGTGCACGGTCCCGCGATCCAGTCGGGGAAGGTGTACGGCGGCATCCACTTCCATACGGAGGCCGCCCCGGAGGCCCGCGGGCCGAAGCCGCCCTGGCAGCTCCCGCCCTCGATCCGGATCACCGGCCGTTCGGCGGAGGTGCGCACGCTGGAGGGGCACCGTGCCCGTGCCACCCGGGAGGGGCATCCGACGCTGGCTGCGGTCAGCGGGCTGGGAGGTGTCGGCAAGACCGCGGTCGCGCTGGCCTGGCTGCACACCATCCGCCCGCACTTTCCCGGCGGTCAGCTGTACGCGGATCTGGGGGCCCAGTCGCCGGGCGGCCCGGTGGACCCGGGCGAAGTGGTCGGGCGGTTCCTGCGGGCCCTGGGCGTGCCGACCCCGCAGGTGCCCCCGGTCCTCGCCGAACGGATCGCGCTGTACCGGTCGTTGACCGCGGACCGGCGGCTCGTGGTCATGCTGGACGACGCGGCGACCGCAGCGCAGGTCCGGCCACTGTTACCGGCGGGTCAGTGTGTGACCGCGGTGACCAGCCGGCGGCGGCTGCCGGGGCTGAGCGTCGACGGGGGCCATGTGATCCATCTGGAGCCGCTCGGGCCGGAGGCGGCGGTGGAGCTGCTGGATTCCACCCTGGCCGACGGCCGGGTGGCCGCGCAGCCCGAGGAGGCGCGGGCCCTGGTGGATCTGTGTGCGGGGCTGCCGCTCGCGGTGCGCATCGCCGGTGCCCGGCTGGCGGCCCGCCCCCGCCACGGCATCACCACGATGGTCCGGGCACTGGCCGAGGAACGCGACCGGCTGGAGGCGTTGGCCATCGACGGCGACCACGATGTGCGGGCGGCGCTGGACCTCTCCTACCAGGGGCTTCCGGCCGGGGCCGCCCGCCTCTACCGGCTGCTGGGGCTGCATCCCGGGCGGGAGTTCGGCGGGCCGGTGGCCGATGCGGTGCTGGGATCGGACGCCGCCGACGCGCTCGATGTGCTGTACGACGCGAGCCTGCTCATCGACGCCGGCCAGGCGGCCGGGGCCGAGCGCTACCGCTTCCACGACCTGGTACGGCTGCACGCGCTGGCGCAGACGGACCGGGACGAGTCCCCCGAGGAGCGGGCCGAGGCGCTGCGCCGCATCTGCTACCACTACCTGGCTAACGCCACCCGTGCGGAGGAGGTCATCGACCCGCAGCACCGCACCATGGCCCGGGACTTCGGCCCCGGCCCGGTCGTGGACGCGGGCTTCGGTGACGGCTGCACCGGCGACGGAGCGGGGGCGGCGGACGCCGCGCTGGACTGGCTCGAACACGAACTGCCCAACCTCATGGCGGTGCTCCGGCTCGCCCGTACGGCCGGAATCCCGGCGCTGGGCTGGCAGTTGGCCGACGCCATGTGGCCGCTGTTCCTGCGGCGCAAGTTCTACCCGGAGTGGCGCGAGGCGCACCGGGAAGGGCTGCTCGCGGCCGAGGAGTGCGGCGACGCGGCGGCGGTGTGCCGGATGCTCACCTCGGGCGGCCTGGGCGAACTCGACATGGACTGCCCGGAGCAGGCGCTGGGGATGTTCGAGCGGGCCGCCGATTCCTTCCTGCGCACCGGGGACACGCTCGGTCACGCCCGGACGCTCAACTACCGGGGCCTGGCCCACCAGCGGCTCGGTGAGCCGGACCGGGCCGCCGAGTTCTTCGGCCGGGCGGCCGCCGAGCTGCCGGACTGCGGGGACCGCAGGGCCGGTGCGCTGGCGCGGTTCAACCTCGCGGATGTCGCGCTGTCGCGCGGGCTGTACGAGGACGCCGCCCGTGAAACCGGGGCCGCCCGCGCCGTGTTGCGGGAGGCCGGTGACACGTACAACACCGCCCGCGCCGACGCGCTGGCCGGGCGGGCGTACCTCGGCCTTGGCCGGCTCGACCGGGCCGAGGCCGGTCTGCGGGCGGCGCTGGACACGCTTCGGCCCATGTCCGCCGGCTACGAGACGGCCCGCGCGCTGGGAGGCCTGGCCCTGGTCTCCGAACGGCGCGGGCAGCCCGAACTCGCCCGGCAGTGCTACCGGGAGGCGCTGATCCTGTACTCGGCCGTCGGCGGGCCGGACTCGGCCGACGCGCGAGAGGTGCGGGGCAGGCTGGGCGCACTGGAACCGGAGGCCGGGGGGAACGGCACCACGGGGACCGGCGCCGGCTGA
- a CDS encoding ABC transporter substrate-binding protein, translating into MNASPLRIPIRVRAALAAGSALLLAGCANAAHPVAVRGGDEASGQGRYPVTVDVMDDAGKKLRQTVGAEPKRVVVIGQALAELMVEFGLDDRIVGVGSLDNSYSKYAERIAKLPKISDQLPSREAVLALRPDLVLTMSFALKPDKIGEIPFWNERGVDVLPAVNYTAGRDLDSYYEDVRHVGEVFGRTERTEAYTRDQKSRIAAIGRRARKATDSPEVLLVASGGRDTYDYYAPSLGLVDEMVNGAGGTYLELTDDSYAQLSLESIVAADPDKIIVTEFQKSDGVKSRDRLLRDPRLKNVTAIRNGAVMIADYTTSIRGSLALADLCEDVAEFVHPDLFPAS; encoded by the coding sequence GTGAACGCCTCCCCGCTCCGGATCCCGATACGCGTCCGCGCGGCTCTCGCCGCCGGTTCGGCCCTCCTGCTCGCCGGCTGTGCGAACGCCGCGCACCCCGTCGCCGTGCGCGGTGGCGACGAGGCGTCCGGGCAGGGCCGCTACCCGGTCACCGTCGACGTCATGGACGACGCCGGCAAGAAGCTGAGGCAGACCGTCGGGGCAGAGCCGAAGCGTGTCGTCGTGATCGGGCAGGCCCTGGCCGAGCTGATGGTCGAGTTCGGGCTCGACGACCGGATCGTGGGGGTCGGCTCCCTCGACAACTCGTACTCGAAGTACGCGGAGCGGATCGCGAAGCTGCCGAAGATCTCCGACCAGCTCCCCTCCAGGGAGGCGGTCCTCGCCCTGCGACCCGACCTCGTCCTCACCATGTCGTTCGCGCTGAAGCCGGACAAGATCGGTGAGATCCCGTTCTGGAACGAGCGGGGAGTGGATGTGCTTCCGGCCGTGAACTACACCGCGGGCCGCGATCTGGACAGCTACTACGAGGACGTCCGGCACGTGGGCGAGGTCTTCGGCCGGACGGAGCGGACCGAGGCCTACACACGGGACCAGAAGAGCCGGATCGCGGCGATCGGGCGGAGGGCGAGGAAGGCCACCGACTCCCCCGAGGTGCTCCTAGTCGCCAGCGGCGGGCGCGACACGTACGACTACTACGCGCCCTCCCTGGGCCTGGTGGACGAGATGGTGAACGGCGCCGGCGGGACGTACCTGGAGCTGACCGACGACAGTTACGCGCAGCTCTCCCTCGAATCGATCGTGGCGGCCGATCCGGACAAGATCATCGTGACCGAGTTCCAGAAGTCGGACGGCGTGAAGTCGCGTGACCGTCTGCTGCGCGACCCGCGTCTGAAGAACGTCACCGCGATACGGAACGGCGCTGTGATGATCGCCGACTACACGACCTCGATCCGGGGCTCGCTCGCGCTCGCCGACCTGTGCGAGGACGTCGCGGAGTTCGTCCATCCCGACCTCTTCCCGGCCTCATGA